The following DNA comes from Ignavibacteria bacterium.
CAATAAGCTGGAAATAATTAAGGATAGAATTTTCATTAACGATATTGAAAAATACAGTTATACATTCAAAGATAATTATTACTTCATGATAGGTGATAACTGGTATAACTCGCTTGACAGCAGGTTTACCGGATTTGTAAATGAAAATGATATCGAATCTAAATTAACAATGATTTATTTTTCATGGGATAGAGACATTCCTTTAACAGAATTCGGTAAAAAATTAAGGTCGATACGATGGGATCGTATCGGTAAAATGATAGAATAAATTTTATGGCAAGTACATTAGGTAAAAAAACACAAAAGAAAAAACCGGTAAGCTCACTTGAGGAAAAAGCAAAAAGCTTTGGCTCACTGGTATTGACCCTGATAGTGGTGTTATTCGTTCAGTCTTTCTTTATTCAGGGTTACAGCACGCCAACCGGCTCAATGTTAAATACAATCCTCATTGGCGATAAAATGTTTTTTAACCAGTTTTTATATGGCGGTTCAACACCCAGGAATATCCCATTTACAGAAATAAGGCTGCCGTATATCCAGCTTCCGGCTATACGCGATCCTCGGAAGGAAGATATTGTGAATTTCGAGTTCCCCGGCAACCGCGAGGAAGTTGATGCTTCGATGAAAGTTCAATATTTAAAACGCTGCGTGGGTGAGCCCGGTGATACTATCGAAATTAAGGACGCCATTTTGTATGTTAACGGGAATAAATTCCCTGAAACACCTGCGATGCAATATTCATTTAGAGTTTATTTCGACTCTACCAAAATGAATTTTAATAAATTTTTCGGAATACTTCAAAACTCAGAATTTTTAGAAAAGTATGAAATTACCGATTTAAGACAAGTCCGGATTGATTCAAATGAGTTTAGAAAAAAATATCTTGTAGTTCCTCTCCCTATTAAAACTGTTGAAGAATTCAGGAGACTACCCTATGTTAAATCTGCTGAATTGAATTTTCAGCCTGCAAATAAGCCGGATTTGGACATTTTTCCCAAAAACAAATTATGGAACCGCGATAACTACGGTCCGCTGCGCGTACCTGTGAAGGGCGATGTTGTAACAATTGATGCCGCAAACTATGGTGAGTGGGATACCTTCATAAAGCGTGAAGGGCATAATATAGAGCTCCGCGGCGGTAAGGTATTTATTGATAACAAGGAAACTGATAAATATACCGTCGAAAACAATTATTATTTTATGATGGGCGATAACCGCCATAATTCACTTGATAGCAGGTTCTGGGGATTTGTAAAGCGCGAAGCAATGGTTGGCAAGGCATGGTTCACATATTTTTCATGGAATTCAGAAATTCCGTTCAGTGATTTTGGCAAACTTCTCGGCTCTATCCGCTGGGATAGGATCGGAATGCCGATAAAGTAAACCAACATCTCCTGTCGTGGAGTGCA
Coding sequences within:
- the lepB gene encoding signal peptidase I translates to MASTLGKKTQKKKPVSSLEEKAKSFGSLVLTLIVVLFVQSFFIQGYSTPTGSMLNTILIGDKMFFNQFLYGGSTPRNIPFTEIRLPYIQLPAIRDPRKEDIVNFEFPGNREEVDASMKVQYLKRCVGEPGDTIEIKDAILYVNGNKFPETPAMQYSFRVYFDSTKMNFNKFFGILQNSEFLEKYEITDLRQVRIDSNEFRKKYLVVPLPIKTVEEFRRLPYVKSAELNFQPANKPDLDIFPKNKLWNRDNYGPLRVPVKGDVVTIDAANYGEWDTFIKREGHNIELRGGKVFIDNKETDKYTVENNYYFMMGDNRHNSLDSRFWGFVKREAMVGKAWFTYFSWNSEIPFSDFGKLLGSIRWDRIGMPIK